One window of the Manihot esculenta cultivar AM560-2 chromosome 14, M.esculenta_v8, whole genome shotgun sequence genome contains the following:
- the LOC110599985 gene encoding uncharacterized protein LOC110599985: MEFKFRALDGGSSVQFRSSSTTECLPEQPFRANYPNMDPRRNLELMRMREIEKEHIRNEIIAEEIARRALKAEVWRELMMEREMATGIGVIGGGLTFGERLTMHHAPRPRFTLMNQFDNRWLEEHSAFHGRGVFDPRVQSPRVSGALVAPDVKPASEDNKDKLTVLAKSDPNRCGVKRKAPTPPEGGAAGLPYVGLNKKPKEEWSCALCQVSAISERGLNEHLRGKKHKARQARLRASKMAKSPRSVCLSGNSSRSAKLATRNTSSDKKADKNTNDTDKKTGNKLDSGNHNGKLRLQKNVRKKTMNKDRAAKLKRKGSKAELSKPKKFKFWCETCQVGAYSAVVIEAHKKGKKHLFRLLELDQTGEAVSTIMTIASSKAGEKAKDTEVTTGKTNMKIMEDANVNEKITETVADNQKMKGSLIADWDGLGQSSMLIIKTE, encoded by the exons ATGGAATTCAAATTTCGAGCTTTAGATGGCGGATCTTCTGTGCAGTTCCGTTCGTCGTCGACCACCGAATGCTTACCTGAACAACCATTTCGAG CAAACTATCCAAACATGGATCCAAGACGAAACCTCGAGCTAATGCGAATGCGTGAGATCGAGAAGGAGCATATCAGAAATGAGATCATCGCAGAGGAAATCGCTCGGCGGGCTCTCAAAGCCGAGGTCTGGAGAGAGCTGATGATGGAGAGAGAAATGGCAACGGGAATAGGTGTCATCGGAGGAGGCTTGACTTTTGGGGAAAGGCTGACAATGCACCATGCACCCAGACCTAGGTTCACTTTGATGAATCAATTTGACAATCGATGGCTTGAAGAGCATTCAGCATTTCATGGTCGTGGCGTGTTTGATCCGCGGGTGCAGTCGCCGAGGGTATCAGGAGCTTTGGTGGCGCCTGATGTTAAGCCTGCATCAGAAGATAATAAGGATAAACTAACAGTGCTG GCTAAGTCTGATCCAAATCGTTGTGGAGTAAAGCGGAAGGCTCCAACGCCACCTGAAGGAGGCGCAGCTGGGCTCCCTTATGTTGGTTTAAATAAGAAGCCCAAGGAAGAATGGAGCTGTGCCCTATGTCAGGTAAGTGCTATAAGTGAAAGAGGTTTGAACGAACATCTTCGAGGCAAGAAGCACAAGGCTAGGCAAGCAAGACTGAGAGCAAGTAAGATGGCAAAAAGCCCCAGATCTGTATGTTTGTCAGGGAATTCATCAAGGTCTGCTAAGCTTGCTACTCGTAATACAAGCTCAGACAAGAAAGCAGACAAGAATACTAACGACACAGACAAGAAAACGGGGAATAAACTAGATTCAGGGAACCACAATGGAAAGTTGCGATTACAGAAAAATGTGCGGAAGAAAACCATGAATAAAGATAGGGCAGCAAAGTTGAAGAGAAAGGGGAGTAAAGCAGAACTTTCAAAGCCAAAAAAATTCAAGTTCTGGTGTGAAACGTGTCAGGTTGGTGCTTACTCTGCAGTGGTGATAGAAGCTCATAAAAAAGGGAAGAAGCACCTATTTCGGCTATTAGAACTTGACCAAACCGGTGAAGCTGTATCAACCATCATGACTATAGCATCATCTAAGGCCGGTGAGAAGGCAAAAGATACAGAAGTCACAACTGGAAAAACAaatatgaaaatcatggaagatgcCAATGTCAATGAGAAAATAACAGAAACAGTTGCAGACAATCAGAAGATGAAAGGAAGCTTGATTGCAGATTGGGATGGATTAGGGCAGTCTTCAATGTTAATAATCAAAACTGAATAA